A stretch of the Diadema setosum chromosome 16, eeDiaSeto1, whole genome shotgun sequence genome encodes the following:
- the LOC140239646 gene encoding uncharacterized protein, which produces METRRHWCSKSAYCSPPSSQPRVMLWTTPQSTSTILTKCLSAAVPNPQRIVKTRSARGVYDGAVVKDGPADDIDDEPSDELLQQAAETMCSEDCSGGRVCTDMLRFRHIKRLLENPNSSKRFVFCKDFGHSIVDRYEFLPDRTAQYRHAFLIRHPAKMFRSRRKVLLAEYESSRGGAKKTYQAAKSREEFHLLKDAPSWYNPPGLCYKELYELTAYVRENVDPHLVILDSDDLLSNPAVVLPKFCDALGIPYSERLLSWSPDPVATDEWQNAFSPIRSFEFINMFCHTAFESSQFFSPGPVPGDNDLTDDVKECVEYCLPFYKEMHQMRLC; this is translated from the exons ATGGAAACCCGCCGCCATTGGTGTTCGAAGTCCGCATATTGTTCGCCGCCCAGCAGTCAACCCCGTGTCATGTTGTGGACTACCCCTCAGTCAACGTCGACAATATTGACCAAATGCTTGAGCGCAGCCGTTCCGAATC CTCAGCGTATCGTGAAAACCCGCAGTGCCCGAGGTGTGTACGATGGAGCTGTTGTGAAAGATGGGCCTGCTGATGACATCGATGATGAACCGAGTGACGAGTTGTTGCAGCAGGCGGCCGAGACGATGTGTTCAGAAGACTGCAGTGGTGGACGAGTTTGTACTGACATGCTGAG aTTTCGCCATATTAAGCGACTTCTAGAGAACCCCAATAGCTCAAAGCGTTTCGTTTTCTGCAAGGATTTTGGACACTCAATCGTCGATCGCTACGAGTTCCTCCCCGACCGAACTGCCCAATACAGGCATGCCTTCCTGATTCGCCATCCGGCCAAGATGTTTCGCTCACGGCGCAAAGTTCTGCTCGCAGAGTACGAGAGTAGTCGAGGAGGTGCCAAGAAGACGTACCAGGCTGCTAAATCTCGCGAGGAATTCCACCTGCTTAAGGACGCTCCCTCTTGGTACAATCCACCAGGACTCTGTTACAAGGAGTTGTACGAGCTTACAGCTTATGTCAGGGAGAACGTGGATCCTCACTTGGTAATCTTAGACAGTGACGATCTCTTGTCGAACCCAGCTGTTGTCTTGCCGAAGTTTTGCGACGCTTTGGGCATCCCCTACAGCGAGAGACTTCTGAGCTGGAGCCCCGATCCTGTGGCGACGGACGAGTGGCAGAACGCGTTCAGCCCAATCAGAAGTTTCGAATTCATCAACATGTTTTGCCACACGGCGTTCGAGAGCTCACAATTCTTTTCACCAGGACCGGTTCCAGGTGACAACGACTTAACTGATGACGTCAAAGAGTGTGTAGAGTACTGCCTACCTTTCTACAAAGAAATGCACCAGATGAGACTGTGTTAG